The genomic segment GGACTCAACTATTTCTCCACTATGGCGCGCCTTACTTTCAATGTTGGCGTAAAACTCGCGCACCAACTCTGGGTAGTAATGGTTTGGAAGGGTGAGAATCGGAGCCCATCCTAGCTGAGCAAAAGCTTCTGAGATGTTGTACATCATCTCAACTGGTGGACTGACGTGCATCTCAAACAAAAACTCCAAATTAGCACGCGCCTCATGCCACTCCTGATTCCTGCGAGTGTTGAACCTAGCACTGTCAAATACCGATTTTCCCGCTCCACGGGAGGTGCCCTCACCAGGTCGACGGTTAACTGGTGGAGGAGAAGGTGAATTCTCCTCTTCAGTCACCTCCATCTCTTCATTAACCTCCCTCTCCTCACTACTAGAGGATGAAAGTACCGCTCTTCTTCCCCTTGGCATAGTacctaaaaaatatttcaattatcCACATGTACTACAACTCATTATTTGGCAACAAAAGTTCAGCATTAATCCAAATAACGTCAAATACAATTGCTCAAGTTCTAATCATTCAATGATCGTACAAGACATATTTTCTGCCTAAAGTTgcccaaaatcaccaaattaCACAAGATATGTATCAATTATActttaattagtgaaaataggaacaattatgattataactatttagaattaacaataataatatgctTTTAGCTATAATCATGTTTAggcaaaaattaaactaattaactcaccaaatcaaccaaattactCACTATACACAATGCACATGCTTAAACATCATCAACTAACCATTTTTAACCATAATTTAACATCACCAATGACTCAAAAACATCCTAGTTCCTTTTTCCAATTTCATCTAAATATAgcaattgtgaattttaaagtACTTGAAAACCAATAAATTGCtacatttaaacatttaaacatgcttaaacaatcataataatcatgaataaaataaaaaatagccaTGAACCTCATCAAATTTTcgaaattaaaagatgtcagatagctcaggataaaaaatatgaacttctaaaatcaaaagatttgatgaagaaacttacctcaatcacgtagaaggatgtttggtgatgctaaaaatgcaaaaagccctatgaaacaacctccaattgacctccaattgaagaaattagagtttaagaaccctaaccttCAATCCCTCAAAAACCTGATTTTAGgtgtttttcttggattttaatcGGTTAAAAAGGTTGTATGAAGCTCAAAAGGTGTTGGGGTGATGATTTCTAGCAAGATTatggagtataaatgaaaatttgtgagttgggtagaaggaagagggaaaaacgcggctggaaaaattgggaagagaggaaaaaaatttgaagcTGAAATCGCGTTTCTGAGGGTTATATTCAGACACATAAAACGCGActaaaaacgcgccttcaactcgCGTTTTTGAAGTCGCGTTTCCTGCACAAATCTTGCAGGACTGAAAACGCGACTGTGATGGAAAACGCGACTTCGAGTCGCGTTTCTGAAGTCGCGTTTTTGAGTCTTGATCCGGGCTTGAAAACGCGAATTCCATTAAAACGCGACTTTGggtcgcgttttgaaggcgcgttttctgttctgcaggtgcaggattgaaaacgcgattcctAGAAACGCGACTTGTAGTCGCGTTTACTTTGAAAACGCGTTTTCTGCTTCGATTTTTAGCAgaatttcaacttttgaaaaattacaaaaggtaccccaatgactcaaaatgcatcatagatcatttgtttgccaaTTTTAATGGCTGGAACaaatgtaaaacattaaaaacatgcattttacccctttataatgaatcaaaaacacctttaacgcaaatcgaggggttgagttgtttgatcaaagtTCGCCTTTTTTGTACTCAATTGGTCATCCTTGCCTTCAATTGCCAACCCTACAttacaaaaacaacaatttagcTAAAACATTgattcaaaccacaaaatcacaCCAAGTTAACAAATATAACCTaaatattgggttgcctcccaattagcgcttttgtttatagtcgttggctcgactgaaAAAGTTGAATCACTTTAGAGCATTAGAGAGAGATTTTCTCCCCATGGGTCGAAACTCCCGAGCCAATCCACCATGTGGTGAACCATGCATTGATCTTCATAGTCCAATTTCCTCAAATGCCAAGGAGGGATATTAGACTTGTCATAGAGAGGCTCAACTTCACCTTGGAGTGGATTTTGCTTGTCTTTTCTGAATTGGCTCAacttttcaccattttcttcatggaatggagaatttattaagccaacttccatccttatCTTCTCCTCCTTTGTTCCTACACCATGAAAGTTAGTACCAaggacatttataaatttaacttCTTCGGTCCTTTCTTGGTTAACCTTTTCATCATATGGCATATTAGAAACAAGAGCAGTAGGCTCTATATTCCCTTCTTTATTATCCAAATTGAATTCCAATTCCTCACCATTAACCCGTAATATAAGCTTACCTTTTTCTACATCAATTATAGTTCGTGCAGTGGCTAAAAACGGTCgtcctagaataattggcatTCTCACATCTTCTTCAATATCTAAGACAACAAAATCCACAGGTATTATAGATTGTCTTACCTTTATGAGCACATTTTCCAAAATACCCATGGGACGTGTGATTGACCGATCCGCCAATTGCAATGTAATATTGGTAGCTTTTAGCTCTTGAAGTCCCAATCTCCGGGCAACCGATAACGGCATAAGTGACACACTTGCACCTAAATCACATAAAGCATTAGAAAAATGTAATTGACCAATAGTGCAAGGAATAGAAAAACTTCCCGGATCTTTCAATTTAGGAGGGAGTTTATTCTTAATCAATGCACTACACTCTTCCGTTAATGCTATCATCTCATTATCTacaattttcctcttctttgacATGATGTCTTTCAAGAAACGTGCATAAGAGGGAATTTGTGTTATAGCATCAAtgaaaggaatgttaatgtgcaattgtttaaacattttgaagaacttttcaAACTCCCGATCCTGTCCATCTTTCTTCAACCTGTGAGGAAAAGGTATCACATTAGAATTTAATTTGGGATGAAGTGCATCAATATCAATGATAACATGATCATTTTGACTTTCTTGCTCCCCTTCAATTGCTTGCTTCTTGTCTTTTTCACCACCTGAATTTTCAAAATCGAATCCCTCAACCGTTTTACCGCTTCTAAGAATGATTGCATTGACATGCTCTCTCGGATTCACTTCGGTTTTACTTGGTAATTCACCAGGGTTTCTATTGTTGATCACATtggcaatttgaccaatttgaacCTCCAAGTTTCTGTACATCCCAGCTAATTGGTCCAACCGCCCCTCAACTCGCTCAAATCTATCCGAAGTCACCTTAGCAAGTTTTTCCACCGCGATCTCCCAACTTGGTTTAGTTTCAGCCTGTGGTTGCCTTGGTTGAAATCCCGGCGGATTGGTTGGCCTTTGTTGATTGCCTTGATCTttccatccaaagtttggatgatttttccACCCCGGATTGTAAGTATTCGAGTAGGGATTATTTGGAGCATTTCGgttgtaattattgacaaattgtacctgctcagaatcaacacactcattaaTATCATGTTCACCTCCACAGAAAGAGCAACAAGCTACGTgtgcattagatgaacttggaccaactccaccttgtctacttagcaatttcatcacatcattcatttgagcactcagcatattgagagtgtccatttctATCATACCTGCGTGACGTCTCGTATTACCTCTTtcattggcccattggtagttatttgcggccatttcttctatcaaattctgagcttcttggggtgatttacccattaaagctccacctgcGGCTGCATCAATAATAGTTTTAGTGGAGAAAGATAAACCATTATAGaaggtttgtatgattaaccattccggcagtccatgatgtggacatttccgaagcaaatctctaaacctttcccatgcctcatataatgattctccttccaattggctaaaactagtgatatccattctaaacttagcagtcttacctggtggaaaatacttatttaaGAATGCTCTTGATAGTTCATCCCATCCAGTGAAAGTATTAGGAGCATGAGAGTGTAGCCAAAGTTTGGccttatctctcaatgaaaatgggaacaaccttagtcttatagcatcatcactaactccattcattttaattgtatcacaaatttccaagaatgtagctaagtgtgtattaggatcttctactgcattacctccaaattgagattgttgaaccatttggataagtgatggtttaatctcaaagttGTTAGCATTTACCGTAGGCCTTACTATGcttgtttgagatccttgtgttcccggtagagcaaaatctcgtagaactcgcctatttgcttcattttcagccatttcttcttcaaatggtaGTTCTATCAAAATTTCCTCTATTGGTTGCCAAATCTCGTGTTCCTCTTGCTGTGGTGGATGCCTCCTTTGTCTACGTAGTGTCCTCTCAATTTCTGGATTGAAAGGTGCGACTTCTCGAGACTcccggtgcatacactacaaacagaAATAAGGGATATTATGCAACTTCAATGGTAAAAAAACTGATTACAATATAAGAttaaatataatctaaaaaataaagctgtctaaattaataaagatgattaggctctaatattgccgctccccggcagcggcgccaaaaacttgacgggtttttactttaagtgcaagtttaattccgaatttacacccgttggactgcaagtatacaggtcgcaattgtagtacaagatgtgtatcgggtcgatcccacgaggagcaatttaaaacaattattagatactaatttactctattatttagactcacaattaatttgagcagaaacttcaTATTTTAATTCAACTACAAGAGTTCTTAACTAGATAAATGCAATCTCACAATaggagtagaattcactaaatattaagatctagggatgtagattccacttatgacacaaaagatctaaaatgaattaattcaacacttgttactgctcttgtttaaccaaggattcatttccagaaataccgaaatcacattctcatgataataatgggttaaaacagattagtttttcctaatctcttggtaaatactaaatctgttcttattcacacatgaaatgcagatttcatccacttgaatgtatttctattctcatgaatatacaactcaagttctacttgtgtcattccattatttttaccatttctcaatgaataaaaataactataaacctgctattggtgatcaagcaacaacaagtaatccaacatacacaagtagataagttaatacaagacataacaagAATGAAtaacaatcacttcatatcatttggccataagcctcatctactccctagataaagaaaattagctactcatgaatgataaaacactcataacttcattaatgtaaatcatcatgaattacaaatacaaacagagtaaagaaagtcttagcc from the Coffea arabica cultivar ET-39 chromosome 11e, Coffea Arabica ET-39 HiFi, whole genome shotgun sequence genome contains:
- the LOC140021216 gene encoding uncharacterized protein, with the protein product MKEVIRDVTQVQFVNNYNRNAPNNPYSNTYNPGWKNHPNFGWKDQGNQQRPTNPPGFQPRQPQAETKPSWEIAVEKLAKVTSDRFERVEGRLDQLAGMYRNLEVQIGQIANVINNRNPGELPSKTEVNPREHVNAIILRSGKTVEGFDFENSGGEKDKKQAIEGEQESQNDHVIIDIDALHPKLNSNVIPFPHRLKKDGQDREFEKFFKMFKQLHINIPFIDAITQIPSYARFLKDIMSKKRKIVDNEMIALTEECSALIKNKLPPKLKDPGSFSIPCTIGQLHFSNALCDLGASVSLMPLSVARRLGLQELKATNITLQLADRSITRPMGILENVLIKVRQSIIPVDFVVLDIEEDVRMPIILGRPFLATARTIIDVEKGKLILRVNGEELEFNLDNKEGNIEPTALVSNMPYDEKVNQERTEEVKFINVLGTNFHGVGTKEEKIRMEGWQLKARMTN